Proteins encoded together in one Benincasa hispida cultivar B227 chromosome 1, ASM972705v1, whole genome shotgun sequence window:
- the LOC120083397 gene encoding glycosyltransferase BC10-like encodes MTTSNPKLQMHFRSLLSPLLFFAAGLAAGFTLTLFIFPFPFFQFSSPLSLRFNFSQFQLPSPSPPPSSPPSRVGLKDFLKPPPALHDMTEEELLWRASLVPRRIPNFPSTEKSRRKIAFLFLTKDGVGLAPLWELFFKGHRGFYSIYVHRSPSSNATVDSSSVFYGRSIPSKGVKWGEPSMMEAERRLLANALLDFSNQRFILLSESCIPLFNFSTIYNYLMGSKSTFIEAYDLPGPVGRGRYTPKMRPTINLHQWRKGSQWFEMDRTIASQVVSDHKFFPVFQKFCKPSCYMDEHYLPTFVGIRFSKTNSNRTLTWVDWSRGGAHPTRFIRTDVTVGLLQRLRNGSHCEYNGVMTNLCHLFARKFMPNSLNRLLMFAPKLMQFNH; translated from the exons ATGACCACCTCTAATCCCAAACTTCAAATGCATTTCAGATCCCTCCTCTCTCCCCTCCTCTTCTTCGCCGCCGGCCTCGCCGCCGGCTTCACTCTTACTCTGTTcatcttccctttccctttcttCCAATTTTCCTCTCCTCTCTCCCTCCGCTTCAACTTCAGCCAATTCCAACTCCCCTCTCCCTCTCCTCCGCCGTCGTCTCCGCCGTCGCGGGTCGGATTGAAGGACTTTCTGAAGCCTCCCCCGGCACTCCATGACATGACGGAGGAGGAGCTTCTGTGGAGGGCCTCCCTGGTTCCCCGCCGGATTCCGAACTTTCCGTCGACGGAGAAGTCACGCCGGAAGATCGCGTTCTTGTTTCTGACAAAAGATGGAGTCGGTTTGGCTCCGCTTTGGGAACTTTTCTTCAAAGGCCACCGTGGATTTTATTCCATTTACGTTCATCGGAGTCCTTCCTCAAACGCCACCGTCGATTCCTCCTCTGTTTTCTATGGCCGCTCAATCCCCAGTAAG GGAGTGAAATGGGGAGAACCAAGCATGATGGAGGCAGAGCGGCGGCTCCTGGCAAACGCATTACTAGATTTCTCCAACCAAAGATTCATCCTTCTCTCCGAATCCTGCATCCCACTCTTCAATTTCTCCACTATTTACAATTACTTAATGGGCTCTAAATCCACTTTCATCGAGGCCTACGACCTCCCAGGCCCAGTGGGCCGAGGCCGCTACACCCCAAAAATGCGGCCCACAATCAACCTCCATCAATGGCGCAAGGGCTCCCAATGGTTCGAAATGGACCGAACCATCGCCTCCCAAGTCGTCTCCGACCACAAATTCTTCCCCGTCTTCCAGAAATTCTGCAAACCCTCTTGTTACATGGACGAGCACTACCTTCCCACCTTCGTCGGAATCCGGTTCTCCAAGACCAACTCCAACCGGACCTTGACTTGGGTCGACTGGTCCAGAGGCGGCGCTCACCCGACCCGCTTCATTAGAACCGATGTCACCGTTGGATTGCTTCAGAGGCTCAGGAATGGAAGCCACTGCGAGTATAATGGAGTTATGACTAATCTCTGTCATTTGTTTGCTAGGAAATTCATGCCTAATTCTTTGAATAGACTCCTCATGTTTGCTCCTAAGCTCATGCAGTTTAatcattaa
- the LOC120083386 gene encoding LEAF RUST 10 DISEASE-RESISTANCE LOCUS RECEPTOR-LIKE PROTEIN KINASE-like 1.2 isoform X1, with protein sequence MAFILICFFTFIFSTSASKTFKDCAPRNCGHGPVIKYPFWIDGVQDSSCGYPDFKIKCSRDYPVLEISDEDFIVEDIFHQTNSFLLVSAAARENSCPLPSHNISLDGKPFHSTSDNEDFLFFYDCPLVHKDYIYQLDCINNKTHCSFATFHKDLLEFQNFPLRSCRSSIRVPVCKNSTANVADLSEMSYVKIWKRGFVLKWTAQDCSKCEKSGGYCRLENNEFVCSCSDGTHSNSCEHDDGRTRKRIIIGVCSGVGALLLTFLVLIICYRRRQLRRKRSHMLPYVQRSIPSNQSNPPNPSSVKENENGNTYLGVHLFTYKELEEATNHFDSNKELGDGGFGTVYYGLLKDGRAVAVKRLFESNFKRVEQFMNEVEILARLRHRNLVLLYGCTSRSSRELLLVYEYVPNGTVADHLHGKLAKPGKLPWSTRMKIAIETASALVYLHASEIIHRDVKTNNILLDNNYCVKVADFGLSRLFPLDVTHVSTAPQGTPGYVDPEYHQCYQLSDKSDVFSFGVVLVELISSMPAVDITRHRQEINLFNMAINKIQSRTLHEFVDPSLGFESDYKIQDMITSVAELAFRCLQSIKDERPTMMEVLDTLNIIQKPNTEKATDRDADISDDAVLLKNGYGSSPSSISVSWVSSNTSTATNETISS encoded by the exons ATGGCTTTCATTCTTATTTGCTTCTTTAcattcatcttctcaacctcagcTTCTAAAACATTCAAGGACTGTGCTCCTAGAAATTGTGGGCATGGCCCCGTTATAAAATACCCCTTTTGGATAGATGGTGTGCAAGATTCTTCCTGTGGATACCcagatttcaaaatcaaatgctCGAGAGATTACCCAGTTCTCGAAATTTCCGATGAAGATTTTATCGTCGAAGACATTTTTCACCAGACCAATTCGTTTCTGTTGGTCAGTGCTGCAGCTCGTGAAAATTCATGCCCACTTCCCTCACATAATATTAGCTTAGATGGAAAACCATTCCATTCTACTTCAGATAATGAAGATTTCCTCTTCTTCTATGATTGTCCATTAGTTCACAAAGATTACATCTATCAACTTGACTGTATTAACAACAAAACCCACTGTTCTTTTGCGACTTTCCACAAGGATCTTCTGGAGTTTCAGAATTTTCCCTTACGGTCGTGTCGTTCTTCGATTCGTGTTCCTGTTTGCAAGAACTCGACTGCTAATGTAGCTGATTTAAGTGAAATGAGTTATGTTAAAATTTGGAAGAGGGGTTTTGTTCTGAAGTGGACTGCACAGGACTGCAGCAAATGTGAGAAAAGTGGTGGCTATTGTAGATTGGAGAACAATGAGTTTGTTTGTTCTTGTAGCGATGGAACTCATTCCAATAGCTGCGAACATG ACGATGGCAGGACCAGAAAAAGGATTATCATTG GGGTATGCAGTGGTGTTGGAGCCTTGCTTTTAACCTTTCTTGTTCTTATCATCTGCTACCGACGGCGCCAGCTTCGTCGTAAAAGGTCTCACATGTTACCGTATGTGCAACGAAGCATTCCGTCGAATCAGTCAAATCCCCCAAATCCCTCTTCTGTGAAAGAAAATGAGAATGGAAATACCTACTTGGGGGTTCACCTCTTCACCTACAAAGAACTTGAAGAAGCCACAAACCATTTCGACTCCAACAAAGAGCTTGGGGATGGAGGTTTTGGCACTGTGTATTATG GCTTACTCAAAGACGGGCGTGCCGTTGCTGTCAAACGGTTGTTTGAAAGCAATTTTAAGAGAGTTGAGCAGTTCATGAATGAGGTGGAGATCCTTGCTCGGTTGCGCCACCGCAACCTCGTTTTGCTTTACGGTTGCACCTCACGCAGTAGCCGTGAGCTTCTGCTTGTGTACGAATACGTCCCGAATGGCACAGTAGCTGATCACCTCCATGGAAAACTAGCAAAGCCAGGCAAGCTTCCATGGTCTACAAGAATGAAGATTGCTATAGAGACTGCAAGTGCTTTGGTGTATCTCCATGCTTCGGAAATCATCCACCGTGATGTCAAAACCAACAACATTCTCCTCGACAACAACTACTGTGTGAAAGTAGCTGATTTCGGATTGTCCCGTCTCTTCCCGCTCGACGTCACACATGTTTCAACTGCTCCACAAGGCACTCCAGGCTATGTCGATCCAGAGTACCATCAGTGCTACCAACTCTCTGACAAAAGCGATGTCTTCAGCTTTGGTGTGGTACTTGTTGAGCTCATATCATCAATGCCTGCTGTTGACATCACAAGGCATAGACAAGAGATCAACCTGTTCAACATGGCCATCAACAAGATCCAAAGCCGCACATTACATGAATTCGTCGACCCATCACTCGGTTTCGAATCAGACTACAAAATCCAAGACATGATAACCAGCGTAGCCGAGTTGGCGTTTCGATGCCTGCAGAGCATAAAAGACGAGCGACCAACAATGATGGAAGTTCTCGACACTCTTAACATCATACAGAAACCGAATACCGAGAAGGCGACAGATCGAGACGCTGACATTTCCGATGATGCTGTGTTGCTAAAGAATGGCTATggatcttctccaagttccatATCTGTATCTTGGGTTAGCAGTAACACCTCAACAGCAACTAATGAAACCATCAGCTCTTAA